Proteins encoded by one window of Musa acuminata AAA Group cultivar baxijiao chromosome BXJ2-9, Cavendish_Baxijiao_AAA, whole genome shotgun sequence:
- the LOC135622412 gene encoding ATP-dependent zinc metalloprotease FTSH 8, mitochondrial-like: protein MNFSGLGRSLLRSVRSRSPKGALSGGYGARPVISSEVLLQKPCIGRDITAGIGLLRGYLTSVGANKAIGVGSHLSHWRFLLANPNFRRFFSSGSPKKKNYENYYPRDKKEIPKDSSNKSDSKGDSSTEDHGNFQENFMKQLQNYIAPLIFIGLLLSSFSAGTSDQKEISFQEFRNKLLEPGLVDHIVVSNRSVAKVYVRSAPQANNQKQDNEINSPKTDVPSRRDPGRYRYYFNIGSVDSFEEKLEEAQEALGRDPHDYVPVTYVSEVIWYQELLKFAPTAFLLGLLYFMGKRLQGGFSIGGGAGRGNRGIFNIGKAHVTKMDKNSKNKVYFKDVAGCDEAKQEIMEFVHFLKNPKKYEELGAKIPKGALLVGPPGTGKTLLAKATAGESDVPFLSISGSDFMEMFVGVGPSRVRNLFQEARQCAPSIIFIDEIDAIGRARGRGGFSGSNDERESTLNQLLVEMDGFGTTSGVVVLAGTNRPDILDKALLRPGRFDRQITIDKPDIKGREQIFRIYLKKIKLDNDPSFYSQRLAALTPGFAGADIANVCNEAALVAARSEETQVTMQHFEAAIDRIIGGLEKKNKVISKLERRTVAYHEAGHAVAGWFLEHAEPLLKVTIVPRGTAALGFAQYVPNENLLMTKEQLLDMTCMTLGGRASEEVLLGKISTGAQNDLEKVTKMTYAQVAVYGFSDKVGLLSFPQREDGFEMTKPYSSKTGAIIDNEVREWISKAYEKTVELIKEHKDHVAQVAKLLLEKEVLHQEDLVRVLGERPFKSSEPTNYDRFKQGFQEEEENKSSLETLDDEVVPT, encoded by the exons ATGAACTTCTCCGGCCTCGGGCGCTCCCTCTTACGATCGGTGCGTTCCCGATCACCCAAG GGTGCTCTGTCGGGTGGCTATGGCGCGCGGCCTGTGATTTCTAGCGAAGTGCTCCTGCAAAAACCTTGCATTGGACGCGATATCACCGCCGGTATAGGGCTTCTTAGGGGTTACTTGACTTCGGTGGGGGCCAATAAGGCGATCGGCGTGGGGAGCCATCTCTCGCATTGGAGGTTCCTGCTTGCGAATCCTAATTTCAGGCGATTCTTCTCTAGTGGCTCCCCCAAAAAGAAAA attACGAGAATTACTATCCAAGGGATAAGAAGgaaatccccaaagactccagcaaCAAATCAGATTCCAAAG GGGATTCAAGCACAGAAGATCATGGGAATTTCCAGGAGAATTTTATGAAGCAATTGCAGAATTACATAGCTCCTCTTATATTTATTGGCCTGTTGCTTTCATCTTTTTCTGCTGGTACATCTGACCAAAAAGAG attagttttcaagagTTCAGAAACAAGCTATTGGAACCAGGTttggttgatcatattgttgtatCCAATCGATCAGTTGCCAAAGTTTATGTCAGGAGTGCTCCTCAAGCAAACAATCAGAAACAGGACAATGAAATTAATAGTCCAAAAACAGATGTTCCCAGCAGACGTGATCCTGGCAGGTACAGATACTATTTCAATATTGGAAGTGTGGATTCATTTGAAGAGAAGTTGGAGGAAGCACAGGAAGCATTGGGCCGAGATCCACATGACTATGTTCCTGTAACTTATGTCTCTGAAGTAATTTGGTATCAGGAGCTTCTGAAATTTGCCCCAACGGCCTTCCTTTTGGGTCTTCTGTACTTCATGGGGAAAAGATTACAGGGTGGATTTAGCATAGGGGGTGGTGCAGGAAGGGGAAATCGAGGTATATTTAACATTGGAAAAGCTCATGTGACCAAGATGGATAAGAATTCGAAAAATAAG GTGTATTTCAAAGATGTTGCTGGCTGTGATGAAGCCAAACAAGAAATAATGGAGTTTGTGCATTTCCTGAAAAATCCTAAGAAGTATGAGGAACTGGGAGCTAAAATACCAAAAGGTGCCCTTCTTGTAGGTCCTCCTGGTACAGGAAAGACGCTTCTTGCAAAAGCAACTGCAGGCGAATCTGATGTACCGTTTCTGTCAATTTCTGGTTCAGATTTCATGGAAATGTTTGTTGGTGTTGGACCATCCAGGGTAAGAAACTTGTTTCAAGAAGCAAGACAGTGTGCCCCTAGTATAATTTTCATTGATGAAATTGATGCTATCGGTCGAGCAAGAGGTCGTGGAGGTTTCTCAGGTTCAAATGATGAACGAGAAAGCACGCTGAATCAGTTGCTTGTAGAGATGGATGGGTTTGGAACCACCTCTGGAGTGGTTGTACTTGCTGGTACCAACAGACCTGATATCTTGGATAAGGCTTTATTAAGACCTGGCCGATTTGATCGTCAAATTACAATAGATAAACCTGATATTAAAGGCCGCGAGCAGATTTTTCGCATTTATCTTAAAAAGATTAAGCTAGATAATGATCCCTCATTTTATTCCCAAAGATTAGCTGCTCTTACTCCCGGATTTGCTGGAGCTGACATTGCCAATGTTTGTAATGAGGCTGCTTTGGTTGCTGCAAGAAGTGAAGAAACACAGGTTACAATGCAGCATTTTGAGGCTGCTATTGATAGGATCATTGGTGGATTAGAGAAGAAAAATAAG GTAATTAGCAAGTTGGAACGCCGAACTGTTGCTTACCATGAAGCAGGTCATGCTGTTGCCGGATGGTTTTTGGAGCATGCAGAGCCCCTCCTCAAAGTAACAATTGTTCCTCGTGGTACTGCAGCTCTGGGCTTTGCTCAATATGTACCTAATGAGAACCTCCTAATGACTAAAGAGCAGCTCTTGGACATGACATGTATGACTCTCGGAGGCCGTGCATCTGAAGAG GTTTTGCTGGGGAAGATCTCCACTGGTGCGCAGAACGACCTGGAGAAAGTGACGAAAATGACTTATGCCCAGGTTGCAGTATATGGTTTCAGCGACAAGGTTGGGCTCCTCTCTTTCCCCCAGCGAGAAGATGGTTTCGAGATGACCAAGCCTTATAGTAGCAAGACTGGAGCCATCATCGACAACGAGGTGAGGGAATGGATTTCCAAGGCCTACGAGAAGACGGTTGAATTGATAAAGGAGCACAAAGATCATGTGGCACAGGTTGCCAAGCTGCTGCTTGAAAAGGAAGTCCTGCACCAGGAAGACTTGGTGCGGGTCCTGGGAGAGCGGCCATTCAAATCGAGTGAGCCAACGAATTATGACAGATTTAAACAAGGTTTTCAGGAGGAAGAGGAAAACAAGAGCAGCCTCGAGACACTTGACGACGAGGTCGTTCCTACATAA
- the LOC135622413 gene encoding uncharacterized protein LOC135622413 encodes MSGAGAPDFFYREAQRLGYVARSAFKLLQMQKQHKLITPGASVLDLGCAPGAWLQVACQSLGALEKGGAVVGIDLKKMKAPSSHCDSRVRTVCADVMSLLKEQVRAMSPQERGFSVILSDMCPTVSGITAKDTALSCQLGMRALSLAIGKVPLPCSAGDSNTELHLNSTGLDANEVGVLRRGGNLVIKLLESEENAGFMKFCKLRFTKVSWLRPKATRSCSREIYLICQGLR; translated from the exons ATGAGCGGTGCCGGGGCTCCGGACTTCTTCTACAGAGAGGCTCAGCGCCTCGGCTATGTCGCTCGATCAGCATTCAAG CTTCTACAGATGCAGAAGCAGCATAAACTGATAACTCCGGGGGCTTCGGTTCTGGATCTTGGATGCGCTCCCGGTGCTTGGCTTCAG GTGGCATGCCAGAGCTTGGGTGCCCTGGAAAAGGGTGGGGCGGTCGTGGGTATTGATCTGAAG AAAATGAAGGCTCCCTCTTCTCATTGTGATTCTCGGGTCAGAACAGTTTGTGCGGATGTAATGAGCCTGTTGAAGGAGCAAGTGAGAGCAATGTCTCCTCAG GAAAGGGGTTTTTCAGTGATATTATCGGATATGTGTCCAACAGTTTCTGGGATCACGGCAAAAGATACTGCTCTATCCTGTCAGCTTGGCATGCGCGCGCTCTCATTGGCTATTGGTAAGGTACCTTTACCTTGCTCAGCTGGTGATTCCAATACAGAGTTACACCTCAACAGCACAGGTCTCGATGCAAACGAAGTTGGTGTTCTTCGACGAGGGGGCAACCTTGTGATTAAACTTCTCGAGAGTGAAGAAAATGCAG GATTCATGAAATTTTGCAAACTGCGTTTCACAAAAGTGTCATGGTTAAGGCCCAAGGCGACCAGATCTTGCTCAAGAGAGATATACTTGATATGTCAAGGTCTTCGATAG
- the LOC135623930 gene encoding laccase-4-like, whose product MGGVRTFLLAVCILFSSAQLSAGVTRHYKFDITLRNATRLCRTKSIVTVNGQFPGPRIVVREGDRLVVKVVNHVRSDITIHWHGIRQVQSGWADGPEYITQCPIRTGQSYVYNFTTAGQRGTLWWHAHASWLRATVYGSLVILPKRGVPYPFARPYKEVPIILGEWFNADPEAVIAQALRTGGGPNVSDAYTINGLPGPLYNCSGKDTFKLKVKPGKTYLLRLINAALNDELFFGIANHTVTVVETDASYVKPFDAEALVITPGQTANVLLHSKPTFPNAAFLFAARPYATGQGTFDNTTTAGVLEYHNPNRASTKLPLLRPALPSLNDTANVTNFTSKLRSLADDRYPSDVPRTVDRRFYFTIGLGTDPCPTNQTCQGPNGTKFAASVNNASFVFPSTALLQAHYYNQSNGVYTTDFPDIPPFPFNYTGTPPNNTFVSKGTKVVVLPFNTSVELVLQDTSIQGIENHPMHFHGHNFHVVGQGFGNYDPVTEPCNFNLVDPVEKNTAGVPVGGWLAIRFRADNPGAWLMHCHIDLHLSWGLKMVWVVNDGPLPNQKLPPPPSDLPRC is encoded by the exons ATGGGTGGCGTCAGAACTTTCCTTCTTGCAGTGTGCATCTTATTCTCGTCGGCACAGCTCTCAGCTGGTGTTACCAGGCATTACAAGTTTGAT ATAACCCTACGGAACGCGACGAGGTTGTGCAGGACAAAGAGCATTGTGACGGTCAACGGGCAGTTCCCGGGGCCAAGGATCGTCGTCAGAGAAGGTGATCGTCTCGTGGTTAAGGTGGTGAACCATGTTCGCAGTGACATCACCATACACTG GCACGGCATACGGCAGGTGCAGAGCGGGTGGGCGGATGGCCCGGAGTACATCACGCAGTGCCCCATCCGCACCGGGCAGAGCTACGTCTACAACTTCACCACTGCAGGTCAGAGAGGCACTCTCTGGTGGCATGCACACGCCTCTTGGCTGAGGGCCACCGTGTATGGCTCTCTCGTCATCCTCCCCAAGCGTGGTGTTCCTTACCCGTTTGCGAGACCATACAAGGAAGTCCCCATCATCTTAG GTGAGTGGTTCAATGCAGACCCGGAGGCCGTCATCGCCCAAGCTCTTCGGACTGGCGGAGGGCCAAATGTTTCCGACGCTTACACGATCAATGGCCTCCCCGGTCCCCTGTATAATTGCTCGGGGAAAG ATACGTTCAAGCTGAAGGTGAAGCCCGGAAAGACGTATCTCCTTCGACTGATCAACGCTGCACTCAACGACGAGCTCTTCTTCGGCATCGCCAACCACACCGTCACTGTCGTGGAAACCGACGCCAGTTACGTTAAGCCCTTCGACGCTGAAGCCCTCGTTATCACCCCCGGCCAGACCGCCAACGTGCTTTTGCATTCCAAGCCGACCTTCCCCAACGCCGCCTTCCTCTTCGCCGCGAGGCCTTATGCCACCGGGCAGGGCACCTTCGACAACACCACCACGGCCGGCGTCCTCGAATACCACAATCCGAACAGAGCCAGCACGAAGCTGCCGCTACTGAGACCGGCACTTCCGTCCCTTAACGACACTGCTAACGTCACGAACTTCACCAGCAAGCTTCGCAGCCTCGCGGATGATCGGTACCCCTCCGACGTACCACGAACCGTCGATCGGCGATTCTACTTCACGATCGGCCTCGGCACGGACCCCTGTCCCACGAACCAAACCTGTCAAGGCCCCAATGGCACCAAGTTTGCTGCATCGGTCAACAACGCCTCCTTTGTGTTCCCCTCCACTGCTCTTCTCCAGGCTCACTACTACAATCAGTCGAACGGGGTCTACACCACAGACTTCCCGGACATCCCTCCGTTCCCCTTCAACTACACGGGGACTCCACCCAACAACACGTTCGTGAGCAAGGGAACCAAGGTGGTGGTGCTTCCGTTCAACACCAGCGTGGAGTTGGTGCTGCAGGACACCAGCATTCAAGGAATCGAGAACCATCCGATGCACTTCCATGGCCACAACTTCCACGTGGTGGGACAAGGCTTCGGAAACTATGACCCGGTAACCGAGCCTTGTAACTTCAATCTCGTCGACCCTGTGGAGAAGAACACCGCCGGCGTCCCGGTGGGCGGATGGCTCGCCATTCGCTTCCGAGCTGACAACCCCG GTGCATGGCTCATGCACTGCCACATCGACTTGCATCTCAGCTGGGGGTTGAAGATGGTGTGGGTGGTCAACGACGGGCCACTCCCCAACCAGAAGCTCCCTCCTCCACCGTCCGATCTTCCAAGATGTTGA
- the LOC135622416 gene encoding thaumatin-like protein has translation MSTSGRHTLLLCLFIPISLSCEIQLVLVNHCKDGVWPGVLGSAGHSSPEGGGFHLGVGQEAVLDVPSGWSGRIWGRQGCCFDENGKGSCDSGDCGGLLRCNGTGGTPPATVVEMTLGTHRSPLHFYDVSLVEGFNLPVTIAPVGGGKGCGGVAGCQVDLNTCCPSRFEVKQKGKVVGCKSACLALKTDKYCCTGEYGSPERCKPTLFSHLFKSICPRAYSFAYDSSSTLNMCRASRYLITFCPCAT, from the exons ATGTCGACTTCGGGACGACACACCTTGCTCCTCTGCCTCTTCATTCCTATCTCATTATCAT GTGAGATCCAACTCGTACTGGTGAACCACTGCAAAGACGGCGTGTGGCCTGGAGTACTCGGCAGTGCCGGCCACAGCTCCCCGGAGGGTGGTGGCTTCCATCTGGGCGTCGGCCAGGAGGCAGTCCTGGACGTGCCGAGTGGATGGTCGGGGAGAATCTGGGGTAGGCAGGGTTGCTGCTTCGATGAAAACGGGAAAGGAAGCTGCGACAGTGGCGACTGCGGCGGCCTGCTGCGCTGCAACGGTACTGGAGGCACACCGCCGGCGACCGTGGTCGAGATGACGTTGGGGACCCACCGGTCTCCTCTCCATTTCTATGACGTGAGTTTAGTGGAGGGCTTCAATCTTCCGGTCACGATCGCTCCGGTTGGCGGAGGGAAGGGATGCGGCGGCGTGGCGGGCTGCCAGGTGGACTTGAACACATGCTGCCCTTCCAGGTTCGAGGTGAAGCAGAAGGGGAAGGTGGTGGGATGCAAGAGCGCGTGCTTGGCCCTGAAGACGGACAAGTATTGCTGCACCGGGGAGTATGGCTCGCCGGAGCGCTGCAAGCCCACCCTCTTCTCCCATCTCTTCAAGTCCATCTGTCCTCGAGCTTATAGTTTCGCCTACGACTCTTCTTCCACTCTCAACATGTGCAGGGCATCGAGGTATCTCATTACCTTCTGCCCTTGTGCAACCTAA
- the LOC135622415 gene encoding uncharacterized protein LOC135622415 isoform X1, translating into MHPLTALSSSTHSSPSCSASIRRHLLRLSLFLSAPPQDLPRVPRRDAFSLASLPASLGWSRKKRRAGDSPRWRTTLMRASRRESPYEVLGVSPSASAQEIKRAYRKLALKYHPDVNKEANAQEKFMRIKHAYNTLMNSESQFKYGNQSADFSRTAERSRSAPDEEFYGFGEFLRDVQISLEQFFQDLQAEFRNWEAGISSQEKPKSLWEELAAIGEEFVEFLEKELNINDLDVEKESSWDEYRNGNPSASSRDGNEENSVRDQSKKEDSIEDSIDEIEAALAQLKKELGL; encoded by the exons ATGCATCCGCTAACGGCTCTTTCCTCCTCCACCCATTCCTCCCCTTCGTGCTCTGCTTCGATCCGCCGCCACCTCCTCcgcctctctctcttcctctccgcCCCTCCTCAAGATTTGCCCCGTGTACCTCGTCGTGACGCCTTCTCCCTCGCTTCCCTTCCGGCGAGCCTCGGATGGAGCCGGAAGAAGAGGCGGGCCGGCGATTCCCCGCGATGGCGCACTACTCTGATGAGGGCGAGCCGCAGGGAGTCACCGTACGAGGTCCTGGGCGTCTCCCCTTCGGCGAGCGCTCAAGAGATCAAGCGAGCCTATCGAAAGCTCGCCCTCAAGTACCATCCCGATGTCAATAAGGAA GCAAATGCTCAGGAGAAATTCATGAGAATTAAACATGCATACAATACCTTAATGAATTCAGAATCACAGTTCAAGTATGGAAATCAAAGTGCAGATTTTTCAAGAACAGCTGAAAGGAGCAGAAGTGCCCCAGATGAGGAATTCTATGGCTTTG GTGAATTTTTGAGAGATGTACAAATATCACTAG AACAATTCTTTCAAGATCTGCAAGCAGAATTTCGGAACTGGGAAGCAGGCATAAGTTCACAAGAGAAACCCAAAAGCCTTTGGGAGGAGTTGGCT GCCATTGGTGAGGAGTTTGTTGAGTTCTTAGAGAAGGAACTCAACATTAATGATTTGGATGTTGAAAAGGAGAGCTCCTGGGATGAATATCGGAATGGAAACCCCTCAGCATCTTCTAGGGATGGAAATGAGGAAAATAGTGTAAGAGATCAAAGTAAGAAGGAGGACAGCATTGAAGATAGCATCGATGAAATTGAGGCCGCTCTTGCGCAGCTGAAAAAAGAGCTGGGGCTGTAG
- the LOC135622415 gene encoding uncharacterized protein LOC135622415 isoform X2, translating into MHPLTALSSSTHSSPSCSASIRRHLLRLSLFLSAPPQDLPRVPRRDAFSLASLPASLGWSRKKRRAGDSPRWRTTLMRASRRESPYEVLGVSPSASAQEIKRAYRKLALKYHPDVNKEANAQEKFMRIKHAYNTLMNSESQFKYGNQSADFSRTAERSRSAPDEEFYGFEQFFQDLQAEFRNWEAGISSQEKPKSLWEELAAIGEEFVEFLEKELNINDLDVEKESSWDEYRNGNPSASSRDGNEENSVRDQSKKEDSIEDSIDEIEAALAQLKKELGL; encoded by the exons ATGCATCCGCTAACGGCTCTTTCCTCCTCCACCCATTCCTCCCCTTCGTGCTCTGCTTCGATCCGCCGCCACCTCCTCcgcctctctctcttcctctccgcCCCTCCTCAAGATTTGCCCCGTGTACCTCGTCGTGACGCCTTCTCCCTCGCTTCCCTTCCGGCGAGCCTCGGATGGAGCCGGAAGAAGAGGCGGGCCGGCGATTCCCCGCGATGGCGCACTACTCTGATGAGGGCGAGCCGCAGGGAGTCACCGTACGAGGTCCTGGGCGTCTCCCCTTCGGCGAGCGCTCAAGAGATCAAGCGAGCCTATCGAAAGCTCGCCCTCAAGTACCATCCCGATGTCAATAAGGAA GCAAATGCTCAGGAGAAATTCATGAGAATTAAACATGCATACAATACCTTAATGAATTCAGAATCACAGTTCAAGTATGGAAATCAAAGTGCAGATTTTTCAAGAACAGCTGAAAGGAGCAGAAGTGCCCCAGATGAGGAATTCTATGGCTTTG AACAATTCTTTCAAGATCTGCAAGCAGAATTTCGGAACTGGGAAGCAGGCATAAGTTCACAAGAGAAACCCAAAAGCCTTTGGGAGGAGTTGGCT GCCATTGGTGAGGAGTTTGTTGAGTTCTTAGAGAAGGAACTCAACATTAATGATTTGGATGTTGAAAAGGAGAGCTCCTGGGATGAATATCGGAATGGAAACCCCTCAGCATCTTCTAGGGATGGAAATGAGGAAAATAGTGTAAGAGATCAAAGTAAGAAGGAGGACAGCATTGAAGATAGCATCGATGAAATTGAGGCCGCTCTTGCGCAGCTGAAAAAAGAGCTGGGGCTGTAG